Proteins encoded by one window of Nicotiana tabacum cultivar K326 chromosome 10, ASM71507v2, whole genome shotgun sequence:
- the LOC107776516 gene encoding protein LAZ1 homolog 2-like isoform X2, translating to MASFYISLYVNMYRDLHEPALVIAGCFVLVALILSLLSIFQHLRYYTNPAILSLWNQKLSLACDILRNCYEAFALYSFGSYLIACLGGEQEVVELLEDERRKQISQSLLGGEGKAVTQKRTLYNFIFHPCVMGKNLFTIEKFGLVQYMILKTTCAFLALILEIFGVYGDGEFKWHYGYPYITVVLNFSQMWALFCLVQFYNATHHKLQSIKPLAKFISFKAIVFATWWQGVGIALLCYLRVLPKEGKFQTGLQDFLICIEMAIAAIAHVFVFSAKPYHFVPTSVYEEITAQKAETTLKSEDREKPAVVEKIEAKVELPGTSVTESVQDIVVEGGQKVVKDVVLTINQAMEPVEKGMTKIQETFHQISVSDEKEEKQETEIKIEEHEQNLTGDDRSYSQVLISRDERRKT from the exons ATGGCATCATTTTACATCTCTCTCTACGTGAACATGTATAGAGATCTCCACGAACCTGCTCTCGTAATTGctggatgctttgtcttggtagcATTAATCCTATCCCTGTTGTCAATTTTTCAGCATCTCAGATACTATACCAATCCAGCG ATTTTATCCTTGTGGAACCAAAAATTGTCCCTTGCCTGCGACATATTGAGGAACTGTTACGAAGCATTTGCACTCTATTCTTTTGGAAGTTACTTGATCGCTTGCCTTG GGGGTGAGCAGGAGGTCGTTGAACTGCTCGAAGATGAAAGGAGGAAACAAATCAGTCAGTCATTGCTAGGAGGAGAGGGGAAAGCTGTGACACAAAAAAGAACGTTGTATAACTTCATTTTCCACCCATGTGTCATGGGGAAGAACTTGTTTACCATAGAAAAATTTGGTCTTGTACAATAT ATGATTTTGAAGACAACCTGTGCGTTCCTAGCTCTCATTTTGGAGATCTTTGGTGTATATGGCGATGGAGAGTTCAAGTGGCACTATGG ATACCCTTATATCACTGTGGTACTAAACTTCAGCCAAATGTGGGCACTGTTTTGTCTCGTCCAATTTTATAATGCGACTCACCATAAACTCCAGTCAATAAAACCTCTAGCAAAATTTATTAGTTTCAAGGCCATTGTTTTCGCAACATGGTGGCAAGGGGTGGGGATCGCCTTGTTATGTTATTTAAGGGTGCTTCCGAAGGAAGGGAAGTTCCAGACCGGGTTGCAAGATTTTCTCATCTGCATAGAG ATGGCTATTGCTGCTATTGCGCATGTTTTTGTCTTCTCCGCGAAACCTTATCATTTCGTTCCAACATCCGTGTATGAAGAGATTACTGCCCAAAAAGCAGAAACAACTTTAAAATCAGAAGATAGAGAGAAACCAGCTGTTGTTGAAAAGATAGAAGCTAAGGTTGAGCTTCCTGGGACAAGCGTCACCGAAAGCGTTCAGGACATTGTCGTTGAAGGAGGTCAAAAA GTTGTGAAGGATGTAGTTTTGACCATAAACCAGGCGATGGAACCGGTAGAGAAAGGTATGACAAAGATCCAAGAAACTTTCCACCAAATATCAGTCAGTGacgagaaagaagaaaaacaagagacAGAAATTAAGATTGAGGAACACGAACAGAATTTAACAGGAGATGACAGATCTTATTCTCAGGTGCTTATATCGCGAGATGAAAGGCGTAAAACTTGA
- the LOC107776516 gene encoding protein LAZ1 homolog 2-like isoform X3, whose product MLCLGSINPIPVVNFSASQILYQSSGGEQEVVELLEDERRKQISQSLLGGEGKAVTQKRTLYNFIFHPCVMGKNLFTIEKFGLVQYMILKTTCAFLALILEIFGVYGDGEFKWHYGYPYITVVLNFSQMWALFCLVQFYNATHHKLQSIKPLAKFISFKAIVFATWWQGVGIALLCYLRVLPKEGKFQTGLQDFLICIEMAIAAIAHVFVFSAKPYHFVPTSVYEEITAQKAETTLKSEDREKPAVVEKIEAKVELPGTSVTESVQDIVVEGGQKVVKDVVLTINQAMEPVEKGMTKIQETFHQISVSDEKEEKQETEIKIEEHEQNLTGDDRSYSQVLISRDERRKT is encoded by the exons atgctttgtcttggtagcATTAATCCTATCCCTGTTGTCAATTTTTCAGCATCTCAGATACTATACCAATCCAGCG GGGGTGAGCAGGAGGTCGTTGAACTGCTCGAAGATGAAAGGAGGAAACAAATCAGTCAGTCATTGCTAGGAGGAGAGGGGAAAGCTGTGACACAAAAAAGAACGTTGTATAACTTCATTTTCCACCCATGTGTCATGGGGAAGAACTTGTTTACCATAGAAAAATTTGGTCTTGTACAATAT ATGATTTTGAAGACAACCTGTGCGTTCCTAGCTCTCATTTTGGAGATCTTTGGTGTATATGGCGATGGAGAGTTCAAGTGGCACTATGG ATACCCTTATATCACTGTGGTACTAAACTTCAGCCAAATGTGGGCACTGTTTTGTCTCGTCCAATTTTATAATGCGACTCACCATAAACTCCAGTCAATAAAACCTCTAGCAAAATTTATTAGTTTCAAGGCCATTGTTTTCGCAACATGGTGGCAAGGGGTGGGGATCGCCTTGTTATGTTATTTAAGGGTGCTTCCGAAGGAAGGGAAGTTCCAGACCGGGTTGCAAGATTTTCTCATCTGCATAGAG ATGGCTATTGCTGCTATTGCGCATGTTTTTGTCTTCTCCGCGAAACCTTATCATTTCGTTCCAACATCCGTGTATGAAGAGATTACTGCCCAAAAAGCAGAAACAACTTTAAAATCAGAAGATAGAGAGAAACCAGCTGTTGTTGAAAAGATAGAAGCTAAGGTTGAGCTTCCTGGGACAAGCGTCACCGAAAGCGTTCAGGACATTGTCGTTGAAGGAGGTCAAAAA GTTGTGAAGGATGTAGTTTTGACCATAAACCAGGCGATGGAACCGGTAGAGAAAGGTATGACAAAGATCCAAGAAACTTTCCACCAAATATCAGTCAGTGacgagaaagaagaaaaacaagagacAGAAATTAAGATTGAGGAACACGAACAGAATTTAACAGGAGATGACAGATCTTATTCTCAGGTGCTTATATCGCGAGATGAAAGGCGTAAAACTTGA
- the LOC142165511 gene encoding uncharacterized protein LOC142165511, whose amino-acid sequence MTANCVREAAREMLEVSKGVSGRHKGDWWWNGVVQDKVETKTAAYLKLVGSINKDERRANRERYKVTRKEAKLAVTEAKTVAFGRLYEEFEEKGKDTKLFRLAKARERKARDLDQVRYIKDKTVES is encoded by the coding sequence ATGACGGCAAATTGTGTAAGGGAGGCAGCGAGAGAGATGTTAGAGGTCTCGAAGGGTGTCTCAGGCAGGCACAAAggcgactggtggtggaatggagtGGTTCAAGACAAAGTGGAAACGAAGACGGCAGCGTACCTGAAGTTAGTAGGGAGCATAAACAAGGATGAGAGGAGAGCGAACAGAGAGAGATATAAGGTAACCAGGAAAGAGGCGAAGTTGGCGGTTACGGAGGCTAAAACTGTTGCGTTTGGTCGTCTGTACGAAGAATTTGAGGAAAAAGGCAAGGATACGAAGTTATTTCGGCtggctaaggcgagagagaggaaggctagggacctggaccaagtgaggtaCATCAAAGACAAGACGGTAGAGAGCTGA
- the LOC107776530 gene encoding uncharacterized protein LOC107776530: protein MAEEFVKAVEDGVHLSKRIYFGKDRAVAPPKPMTAMEKASQSYLPESPMLYAVINDPAIVDNPDIPSYQPHVHGRCDPPALIPLQMNGISLEADCYLDNMAFITVTGSWRVHCVMGSRSCDCRIAIPMGEQGSILGVEVELPRKTYCTKIVAVDDESGTEKLAKIEDGCFLTPQIFTLTIPQVDGGTNISVTIRWSQKLLYSNGQLTLDVPFSFPDFVTPAGKKISKKEKIQLNINSGPGAEVMCKTTSHPLKERQRQAGKLGFFYESEVLNWSSCNFVFSYTVSSTHISGSVLLQSPPLLDTDQREMFCCSLFPGDQQCRKVFRKEVVFVVDISGSMKGKPIEDTKQALCTALSKLDSQDLFNIIAFNNEKYLFSSSLELATKKAIENATQWIGTNFVAGGGTNILNPLTQAMEMFSYSQQHIPVIFLVTDGAVEDERHICDVLKSHLMQNQMICPRLYTLGIGLFCNHCFLRMLAMMSHGHYAAAYDVDSIEVRMEQLFSRASSVILANISFENLDGLEEFEVLPTSTPDLSSEGPLVLSGRYRGVFPEMLKAKGVLADLSNFSVDLKAVQSKDIPLDKVLARQQVELITAQAWLTENKDLEQKIAQTSIQHAVISEYTRMILMETDRGKVVTESTSKRKVSTAAKNIEEPKLEKKILLENLAVGFGNYSATVENIPPGASETKPETAEILAKAASNCCGKMCDICCCMCCIRTCSKMNDQCAIVLTQFLGSLACLGCFACCELCCSVNDG from the exons ATGGCGGAGGAATTTGTGAAAGCAGTTGAAGACGGTGTACATCTATCGAAAAGGATATATTTCGGGAAGGATAGGGCGGTGGCGCCGCCGAAGCCGATGACGGCGATGGAGAAGGCGTCACAGTCATACCTGCCGGAATCTCCTATGCTGTACGCCGTGATTAATGATCCTGCTATAGTTGATAACCCGGATATCCCGAGCTACCAGCCTCACGTGCACGGCAGGTGCGATCCTCCTGCTTTGATTCCTCTTCAAATGAACGGAATTTCACTTGAAGCTGATTGTTATTTGGATAATATGGCGTTCATTACTGTCACTGGATCATGGCGTGTGCATTGCGTCATGGGTAGCCGTAGCTGCGACTGTCGTATCGCCATTCCCATGGGTGAACAG GGTTCAATTCTAGGTGTCGAGGTTGAGTTACCCAGGAAAACTTACTGCACTAAAATAGTTGCCGTGGATGACGAAAGCGGAACAGAAAAGCTAGCCAAAATTGAAGATGGATGCTTTCTGACGCCCCAAATTTTTACCCTTACAATACCACAG GTGGATGGTGGAACCAATATATCTGTCACGATTAGATGGTCTCAGAAGTTATTGTATAGCAATGGCCAGCTAACCTTGGACGTACCATTTAGTTTTCCAGACTTTGTCACTCCAGCTGGAAAGAAGATCTCTAAAAAAGAAAAGATACAGCTTAATATTAACTCTGGTCCTGGAGCAGAAGTTATGTGCAAGACCACTAGTCACCCTCTGAAG GAGCGACAACGTCAAGCAGGAAAGTTGGGCTTCTTCTACGAATCTGAAGTCCTTAATTGGTCAAGTTGTAACTTTGTTTTTTCTTACACG GTTTCGTCGACTCATATTTCTGGCAGTGTACTTTTGCAATCGCCCCCACTACTTGACACCGACCAGAGAGAGATGTTTTGCTGCTCTCTTTTTCCGGGAGACCAGCAGTGTAGGAAG GTCTTCAGAAAGGAAGTGGTATTTGTTGTTGATATAAGTGGGAGCATGAAGGGAAAACCAATCGAGGATACCAAACAAGCGCTCTGTACGGCCTTGTCAAAGCTTGATTCTCAAGATCTGTTTAATATAATAGCTTTCAACAATGAAAAGTACCTATTTTCTTCATCACTGGAATTGGCAACCAAGAAGGCTATTGAAAATGCAACTCAGTGGATTGGCACGAATTTTGTTGCTGGTGGTGGAACAAATATTTTGAATCCGTTGACTCAG GCCATGGAGATGTTTTCCTATAGCCAGCAACACATTCCTGTTATTTTCTTGGTCACTGACGGAGCTGTTGAAGATGAAAGACACATCTGTGATGTTCTGAAGAGTCATCTGATGCAAAACCAAATGATATGCCCGCGGCTTTATACATTAGGCATAG GGTTGTTCTGTAACCACTGTTTTTTGCGCATGCTTGCAATGATGAGTCATGGCCACTATGCCGCTGCTTATGATGTTG ATTCTATTGAAGTTCGTATGGAGCAGCTCTTCTCCAGGGCATCATCCGTCATTCTTGCGAATATTTCCTTTGAGAACCTTGACGGTCTTGAAGAATTTGAG GTGCTTCCCACTTCAACTCCAGACCTTTCATCTGAGGGTCCATTGGTGTTGTCAGGCAGATACCGTGGAGTATTCCCCGAGATGCTTAAAGCTAAAGGAGTCCTTGCAGACTTGAGTAACTTCTCTGTGGATCTGAAAGCTGTACAGTCAAAGGACATACCTCTTGATAAG GTGTTGGCGAGGCAACAGGTTGAACTGATTACTGCTCAGGCCTGGTTGACTGAAAATAAGGACCTTGAACAGAAG ATAGCACAAACGAGTATACAACATGCAGTAATTTCTGAATATACACGCATGATATTGATGGAGACCGATAGAGGCAAAGTAGTCACTGAGTCAACCTCCAAGCGGAAG GTCTCCACTGCTGCTAAGAATATTGAAGAACCTAAATTGGAGAAGAAAATACTGCTAGAGAATCTTGCTGTTGGTTTTGGTAACTACAGCGCTACAGTTGAAAATATTCCTCCTGGAGCCTCTGAGACAAAACCCGAAACGGCAGAGATTTTAGCAAAGGCAGCATCTAACTGCTGCGGAAAGATGTGTGACATATGCTGTTGCATGTGCTGTATTCGAACGTGTTCAAAGATGAACGATCAGTGTGCAATTGTGCTGACGCAGTTTCTGGGTTCCTTGGCATGCTTAGGTTGCTTCGCTTGCTGTGAATTATGCTGCTCTGTAAATGATGGATGA
- the LOC107776516 gene encoding protein LAZ1 homolog 2-like isoform X1, translating to MASFYISLYVNMYRDLHEPALVIAGCFVLVALILSLLSIFQHLRYYTNPAEQKWIVGVLFMVPVYATESILSLWNQKLSLACDILRNCYEAFALYSFGSYLIACLGGEQEVVELLEDERRKQISQSLLGGEGKAVTQKRTLYNFIFHPCVMGKNLFTIEKFGLVQYMILKTTCAFLALILEIFGVYGDGEFKWHYGYPYITVVLNFSQMWALFCLVQFYNATHHKLQSIKPLAKFISFKAIVFATWWQGVGIALLCYLRVLPKEGKFQTGLQDFLICIEMAIAAIAHVFVFSAKPYHFVPTSVYEEITAQKAETTLKSEDREKPAVVEKIEAKVELPGTSVTESVQDIVVEGGQKVVKDVVLTINQAMEPVEKGMTKIQETFHQISVSDEKEEKQETEIKIEEHEQNLTGDDRSYSQVLISRDERRKT from the exons ATGGCATCATTTTACATCTCTCTCTACGTGAACATGTATAGAGATCTCCACGAACCTGCTCTCGTAATTGctggatgctttgtcttggtagcATTAATCCTATCCCTGTTGTCAATTTTTCAGCATCTCAGATACTATACCAATCCAGCG GAACAAAAATGGATCGTGGGGGTACTTTTCATGGTTCCTGTCTATGCAACTGAATCA ATTTTATCCTTGTGGAACCAAAAATTGTCCCTTGCCTGCGACATATTGAGGAACTGTTACGAAGCATTTGCACTCTATTCTTTTGGAAGTTACTTGATCGCTTGCCTTG GGGGTGAGCAGGAGGTCGTTGAACTGCTCGAAGATGAAAGGAGGAAACAAATCAGTCAGTCATTGCTAGGAGGAGAGGGGAAAGCTGTGACACAAAAAAGAACGTTGTATAACTTCATTTTCCACCCATGTGTCATGGGGAAGAACTTGTTTACCATAGAAAAATTTGGTCTTGTACAATAT ATGATTTTGAAGACAACCTGTGCGTTCCTAGCTCTCATTTTGGAGATCTTTGGTGTATATGGCGATGGAGAGTTCAAGTGGCACTATGG ATACCCTTATATCACTGTGGTACTAAACTTCAGCCAAATGTGGGCACTGTTTTGTCTCGTCCAATTTTATAATGCGACTCACCATAAACTCCAGTCAATAAAACCTCTAGCAAAATTTATTAGTTTCAAGGCCATTGTTTTCGCAACATGGTGGCAAGGGGTGGGGATCGCCTTGTTATGTTATTTAAGGGTGCTTCCGAAGGAAGGGAAGTTCCAGACCGGGTTGCAAGATTTTCTCATCTGCATAGAG ATGGCTATTGCTGCTATTGCGCATGTTTTTGTCTTCTCCGCGAAACCTTATCATTTCGTTCCAACATCCGTGTATGAAGAGATTACTGCCCAAAAAGCAGAAACAACTTTAAAATCAGAAGATAGAGAGAAACCAGCTGTTGTTGAAAAGATAGAAGCTAAGGTTGAGCTTCCTGGGACAAGCGTCACCGAAAGCGTTCAGGACATTGTCGTTGAAGGAGGTCAAAAA GTTGTGAAGGATGTAGTTTTGACCATAAACCAGGCGATGGAACCGGTAGAGAAAGGTATGACAAAGATCCAAGAAACTTTCCACCAAATATCAGTCAGTGacgagaaagaagaaaaacaagagacAGAAATTAAGATTGAGGAACACGAACAGAATTTAACAGGAGATGACAGATCTTATTCTCAGGTGCTTATATCGCGAGATGAAAGGCGTAAAACTTGA